The Papaver somniferum cultivar HN1 chromosome 3, ASM357369v1, whole genome shotgun sequence genome includes a region encoding these proteins:
- the LOC113360583 gene encoding F-box protein At1g49360-like, producing MVFSTTGNAAIWTWKLDLKCSSWRRSKIKPLKVIAGGIQAFEEVCRENQSILPTINRRSSYTKFSPWLIFVKDNDSICNLVDPMQNNKQYLIKVPELLIGAKIHYSRGGWLLMSNGMKSVFFFNPFTREIIQRPYMPMDNVLHCRLLFSSLPTSSTYVVLSIGHWIRQQNEVLGDFSIYTIERGNNSWRSEKLLNMHIDMYMTWLKDPVFYNGQIYCVEDDENLGVLSIEDNITWKSLQKPDKQFSVNAAYRSFLIECGRDLLLVRVGSQGKSVGVYRLDFSELIWVEVES from the exons ATGGTTTTCTCCACCACAGGCAATGCAGCAATTTGGACTTGGAAGCTTGATTTGAAGTGCAGTAGTTGGAGAAGAAGCAAGATCAAACCACTCAAAGTAATTGCAGGTGGGATTCAAGCATTTGAAGAAG TTTGCAGAGAGAATCAGTCAATCCTCCCTACAATTAACCGGAGATCTTCTTACACCAAGTTTTCTCCATGGCTTATATTTGTTAAAGATAATGACAGCATTTGCAACCTCGTGGACCCAATGCAAAATAACAAGCAATACCTCATCAAAGTCCCTGAATTACTTATAGGTGCTAAAATCCATTATTCAAGAGGAGGTTGGCTACTAATGTCTAATGGTATGAAAAGTGTATTCTTCTTCAACCCCTTCACAAGAGAAATCATCCAACGTCCATACATGCCAATGGATAATGTCCTCCATTGCAGACTCTTATTTTCCTCATTACCTACCTCTTCAACTTATGTTGTTTTATCCATTGGACACTGGATCCGGCAACAGAACGAAGTACTAGGTGATTTTTCCATTTACACTATTGAACGAGGAAACAATTCATGGAGGTCTGAAAAACTTTTGAATATGCATATTGACATGTACATGACATGGCTTAAGGATCCAGTTTTTTATAATGGGCAAATCTACTGCGTGGAAGATGACGAAAATCTAGGAGTTCTTAGTATAGAAGATAATATTACTTGGAAAAGTCTTCAGAAACCCGATAAACAGTTCTCTGTGAATGCTGCATACAGAAGTTTCTTGATTGAATGCGGACGAGATCTTTTATTAGTGCGTGTAGGGTCTCAAGGGAAATCAGTTGGAGTTTATAGATTAGATTTCTCTGAGCTGATTTGGGTTGAAGTTGAAAGTTAG
- the LOC113358553 gene encoding putative glucose-6-phosphate 1-epimerase, with translation MSTTTDRVPVEVCKGINGLEKVILREVRSSAEVYLYGGHVTSWKNDHGEELLFVSSKAQFKPPKAIRGGIPICFPQFGGQGNLEQHGFARNKIWSIESDPPPFPTVNSNKAFVDLILKPTEDDIKTWPHSYEFRLRITLGPGGDLMLTSRIRNTNTDGKPFTFTFAYHTYFSVSDISEVRVEGLETIDYLDNLQNRERFTEQGDAITFEGEVDKVYVSTPTKIAILDHEKKRTFVLRKDGLPDAVVWNPWDKKAKAMADFGDDEYKHMLCVEAAVVEKPITLKPGEEWKGRQELSAVPSSYCSGQLDPQRVLQTS, from the exons ATGTCCACCACCACCGATAGGGTTCCTGTTGAGGTTTGTAAGGGAATTAATGGTCTTGAGAAAGTCATCTTAAGAGAAGTTCGTAGTTCGGCTGAG gtatatctgtatGGAGGTCATGTGACGTCTTGGAAGAATGACCATGGGGAGGAGCTGCTGTTCGTCAGCAGTAAG GCCCAATTTAAGCCCCCAAAGGCCATTCGTGGTGGCATTCCAATATGCTTTCCTCAG TTTGGAGGTCAAGGAAATCTTGAACAACATGGGTTCGCAAGAAACAAGATTTGGAGCATTGAGTCTGATCCACCTCCATTTCCAACTGTTAACTCCAATAAGGCTTTTGTTGATTTGATTCTCAAACCGACCGAGGATGATATAAAGACTTGGCCTCACAG TTATGAATTTCGTCTAAGAATTACTCTGGGTCCTGGTGGAGATTTGATGCTAACATCCCGCATCAGAAATACCAATACTGATGGGAAACCGTTTACTTTCACATTTGCGTATCACACCTATTTCTCCGTTTCTGATATAAG TGAAGTAAGAGTAGAAGGACTTGAGACAATCGATTATCTGGACAACTTGCAAAACAGGGAGCGATTTACTGAACAAGGAGATGCCATAACATTTGAGGGTGAA GTGGATAAGGTGTATGTAAGCACACCTACTAAAATTGCAATTTTGGACCATGAGAAGAAGAGAACATTTGTGTTGCGGAAAGATGGACTTCCAGATGCAG TGGTATGGAACCCTTGGGACAAGAAGGCAAAGGCTATGGCTGATTTCGGGGATGACGAATATAAGCATATGCTGTGTGTGGAGGCTGCAGTGGTGGAGAAACCCATCACCCTGAAACCTGGAGAGGAGTGGAAAGGAAGGCAGGAACTGTCTGCGGTTCCTTCCAGTTACTGCAGCGGTCAGCTGGATCCACAAAGGGTTCTCCAGACCAGTTGA